One stretch of Vulpes lagopus strain Blue_001 chromosome 12, ASM1834538v1, whole genome shotgun sequence DNA includes these proteins:
- the RPL7A gene encoding 60S ribosomal protein L7a encodes MPKGKKAKGKKVAPAPAVVKKQEAKKVVNPLFEKRPKNFGIGQDIQPKRDLTRFVKWPRYIRLQRQRAILYKRLKVPPAINQFTQALDRQTATQLLKLAHKYRPETKQEKKQRLLARAEKKAAGKGDVPTKRPPVLRAGVNTVTTLVENKKAQLVVIAHDVDPIELVVFLPALCRKMGVPYCIIKGKARLGRLVHRKTCTTVAFTQVNSEDKGALAKLVEAIRTNYNDRYDEIRRHWGGNVLGPKSVARIAKLEKAKAKELATKLG; translated from the exons ATG CCGAAAGGGAAGAAGGCGAAGGGGAAGAAGGTGGCCCCGGCCCCTGCCGTGGTGAAGAAGCAGGAGGCCAAGAAGGTGGTCAACCCCCTGTTCGAGAAGAGGCCTAAGAACTTCGGCATCG GACAGGACATCCAGCCCAAGAGGGACCTCACCCGCTTTGTCAAGTGGCCGCGCTACATCCGGCTGCAGCGCCAGAGGGCCATCCTGTATAAACGTCTCAAGGTGCCTCCCGCCATTAACCAGTTCACCCAGGCCTTGGACCGCCAAACAG CTACACAACTGCTTAAGCTGGCGCACAAGTACAGACCAGAGACTAAgcaagagaagaagcagaggctGTTGGCCCGGGCCGAGAAGAAAGCTGCGGGCAAAGGGGATGTCCCCACTAAGAGGCCGCCTGTCCTTCGAGCTG GGGTTAACACTGTCACCACCTTGGTGGAAAACAAGAAGGCTCAGCTGGTAGTGATAGCCCATGATGTGGATCCCATTGAG CTGGTTGtcttcctgcctgccctgtgTCGTAAGATGGGGGTTCCTTACTGCATTATCAAGGGGAAGGCCAGGCTGGGGCGTCTGGTCCACAGGAAGACCTGCACCACTGTCGCCTTCACACAGGTTAACTC GGAAGACAAGGGAGCTCTGGCTAAGCTGGTAGAAGCCATCAGGACCAATTACAATGACAGATATGATGAG ATCCGCCGCCACTGGGGAGGCAACGTCCTGGGTCCAAAGTCAGTGGCTCGCATCGCcaagctggaaaaagcaaaggcTAAAGAACTGGCCACCAAGCTGGGCTGA